The following coding sequences lie in one Thermosulfuriphilus ammonigenes genomic window:
- the ppsA gene encoding phosphoenolpyruvate synthase, giving the protein MAGVGPLILWFDEISIKDVPLVGGKNASLGEMYRNLTPKGVKVPDGFAITAEAYKYFIHEAGIDEKIREILKGLDTHNIRDLMRRGEACRRTILEAEFPQKLKDAIVKAYQRLEKKYGKGVDVAVRSSATAEDLPDASFAGQQETYLNIRGAEKVLEAAKKCFASLFTNRAISYREDKGFNHFDVYLSIAVQKMVRSDAACSGVMFTLDTESGFRDVVYITGAWGLGENVVQGAVNPDEFYVFKPTLKMGKRPILSKKLGLKQKKMVYTDNPDKPTKNMRTTKKERQSFILSDDEILKLAEWAILIEEHYQKPMDIEWAKDGDGVNVGSGELFIVQARPETVHAQKDQKFFETYRLKETGNVLCSGKAVGSKIGQGKARVIESVANIHDFQKGEVLVTDMTDPDWEPIMKIAAAIVTNRGGRTCHAAIVSRELGIPCIVGTDNATKVIKSGQEITVDCSQGEEGYVYEGLLDYEVERIDLEKLPRPKTKIMMNVGIPEQAFTQAQIPNDGVGLARLEFIINSHIGIHPLALINYQELKRKSRRDAKIKEVVKYINEHTPTYEDKADFFVDKLAQGVGTIAAAFWPNDVIVRLSDFKSNEYANLVGGFLYEPEEHNPMIGWRGASRYYDPHFEPAFALECRALRKVRDEMGLTNVKVMIPFCRTVEEGVKVIKVMEKYGLKQGENGLEVYVMCEIPSNVILAEDFAKVFDGFSIGSNDLTQLALGLDRDSELVAHLYDERNPAVKKLIREVIQVAKKVGRKIGICGQAPSDFPDFAAFLVECGIDSMSLTPDTAVKTRLIVAEKEKELGIK; this is encoded by the coding sequence ATGGCTGGTGTAGGTCCCTTAATTCTTTGGTTTGACGAAATTTCCATCAAAGACGTTCCCTTAGTGGGCGGTAAGAACGCCTCTCTCGGGGAGATGTATCGTAACCTCACCCCTAAAGGGGTTAAAGTCCCTGATGGTTTTGCTATTACGGCTGAGGCCTATAAATATTTTATCCATGAAGCGGGTATCGACGAAAAGATCCGGGAGATCCTTAAAGGTTTGGATACCCACAATATTCGTGATCTTATGCGTCGGGGTGAGGCCTGCCGCCGGACTATCCTTGAGGCCGAATTTCCCCAGAAGCTCAAAGATGCCATTGTTAAGGCCTATCAGAGGCTGGAGAAAAAATACGGTAAAGGGGTCGATGTGGCTGTCCGCTCTTCGGCTACGGCCGAAGACCTGCCCGATGCCTCCTTTGCTGGTCAGCAGGAAACCTACCTTAATATTCGGGGTGCCGAGAAGGTCTTAGAGGCGGCCAAAAAGTGTTTTGCCTCCCTTTTTACCAACCGGGCCATCTCTTATCGAGAAGACAAGGGGTTTAACCACTTTGATGTCTATCTTTCTATCGCTGTTCAGAAGATGGTTCGCAGCGACGCTGCCTGCTCCGGAGTCATGTTCACCCTGGATACCGAGAGCGGCTTCCGGGATGTTGTCTATATTACCGGAGCCTGGGGGCTGGGTGAAAATGTGGTTCAGGGGGCGGTAAATCCCGACGAGTTCTATGTCTTTAAGCCCACCCTCAAGATGGGCAAACGCCCCATTCTCTCTAAGAAACTGGGCTTAAAGCAAAAGAAGATGGTCTATACTGACAATCCGGACAAACCGACCAAGAATATGCGCACCACCAAAAAGGAGCGCCAGAGCTTCATCCTCTCTGACGATGAAATCCTCAAGCTGGCCGAGTGGGCTATCCTCATTGAGGAACACTACCAGAAGCCCATGGACATCGAATGGGCCAAAGACGGAGATGGGGTAAACGTAGGCAGCGGAGAACTTTTTATCGTTCAGGCCCGTCCGGAGACTGTCCATGCCCAGAAAGACCAGAAGTTCTTTGAGACCTATCGCCTCAAGGAGACCGGCAACGTCCTGTGTAGCGGAAAGGCGGTGGGTAGCAAGATTGGTCAGGGTAAGGCCCGGGTTATTGAGAGCGTGGCCAATATCCACGACTTTCAGAAGGGTGAGGTCCTGGTTACTGACATGACCGACCCCGACTGGGAGCCCATTATGAAGATTGCCGCGGCCATTGTGACCAACCGCGGTGGTCGAACTTGTCACGCGGCCATTGTCTCCCGTGAGTTGGGTATCCCCTGTATCGTCGGCACAGATAACGCTACCAAGGTTATTAAAAGCGGTCAGGAAATAACGGTAGATTGTTCTCAGGGTGAGGAAGGCTATGTCTATGAAGGGCTTCTGGACTACGAGGTTGAACGAATAGACCTGGAGAAGCTTCCCCGACCCAAGACCAAGATCATGATGAACGTGGGCATCCCTGAGCAGGCCTTTACCCAGGCCCAGATTCCCAACGATGGAGTTGGTCTGGCTCGACTGGAGTTTATTATTAATTCTCACATTGGTATCCACCCTCTGGCCCTCATAAATTACCAGGAGCTTAAGCGCAAATCCCGGCGGGATGCCAAGATTAAAGAGGTGGTCAAATACATTAATGAACACACCCCCACCTATGAGGACAAGGCAGACTTCTTTGTAGATAAGCTGGCCCAGGGAGTTGGCACCATTGCCGCTGCCTTCTGGCCCAATGATGTCATTGTCCGTCTCTCGGACTTCAAGAGCAATGAGTACGCCAACCTTGTTGGTGGCTTTCTCTATGAGCCGGAAGAGCACAATCCGATGATTGGCTGGCGGGGAGCCTCTCGCTACTATGATCCTCACTTTGAGCCGGCCTTTGCCCTTGAGTGTCGGGCCCTGAGGAAAGTCCGGGATGAGATGGGTCTTACCAACGTTAAGGTGATGATTCCCTTCTGCCGCACGGTAGAAGAGGGGGTCAAGGTCATCAAGGTTATGGAGAAATATGGCCTCAAGCAGGGAGAAAATGGCCTTGAGGTCTATGTCATGTGTGAGATTCCCAGCAATGTCATCCTGGCTGAGGATTTTGCCAAGGTCTTTGACGGCTTCTCCATCGGTTCAAATGACCTTACCCAGCTGGCCCTCGGGCTTGATCGCGACTCCGAGCTGGTGGCCCACCTCTATGATGAGCGCAATCCGGCCGTCAAGAAGCTCATTCGGGAAGTCATTCAGGTGGCCAAGAAGGTAGGCCGAAAGATTGGTATCTGCGGTCAGGCCCCCAGCGATTTTCCTGACTTTGCCGCCTTTCTGGTAGAGTGCGGTATTGATTCCATGAGCCTTACTCCGGACACGGCAGTAAAAACCAGGCTTATTGTCGCCGAAAAGGAGAAAGAACTGGGGATAAAGTAA
- a CDS encoding glycosyltransferase family 2 protein: protein MPKVAVIIPLYNAAPFIRETLESVLGQSASDIEVVIVDDGSTDQGPAIVQEYQEKTTRVRLIPQKNAGPAQARNRGILATDSEYLAFLDSDDLWLPRKLERQLAFLEEHPEVALCYTDARVIDGEGRPLPHRERKFPLPVFHDPQEALEHLMLINFVVTSSVVLRRRILKESGLFSDKYLGAEDWDLWLRIARKGLISGIREPLCLYRYHEQGLSRRRSFLLLATYRLTERSLQWLSPDGSPHLKNKLRRRLALLASEVGKYYPGRQGLNWHLKAIRHLPYYPTVWLRLLRFLVKFGQP from the coding sequence ATGCCTAAAGTTGCGGTTATTATCCCCCTTTATAATGCCGCCCCCTTTATCAGGGAGACCTTAGAGAGCGTTCTTGGCCAAAGCGCATCCGATATAGAGGTAGTGATTGTTGACGACGGGAGCACCGATCAGGGTCCGGCCATTGTCCAAGAATACCAGGAAAAAACCACCCGGGTGAGATTGATTCCTCAGAAAAACGCCGGGCCGGCCCAGGCCAGAAACCGCGGAATTCTGGCCACCGACTCCGAATATCTGGCCTTTTTAGACAGCGATGACCTCTGGCTCCCCCGGAAGCTGGAAAGGCAGCTGGCCTTTCTGGAAGAGCATCCGGAAGTGGCCCTCTGCTACACCGATGCCCGGGTTATCGATGGTGAAGGAAGACCGCTCCCCCACAGGGAGCGTAAGTTTCCCCTCCCTGTCTTTCATGATCCTCAAGAGGCTCTGGAACACCTTATGTTGATCAACTTTGTGGTCACCTCTTCGGTGGTTCTCCGCCGCCGAATCCTTAAAGAAAGTGGTCTTTTTAGCGACAAATACCTGGGGGCCGAAGACTGGGACCTCTGGCTAAGGATAGCCCGAAAAGGACTTATCTCCGGGATTCGAGAGCCTCTCTGCCTCTATCGTTACCACGAGCAAGGTCTCTCGCGCCGACGCTCTTTCCTCCTTCTGGCTACTTACCGTCTGACAGAAAGAAGCCTCCAGTGGTTATCTCCAGATGGTTCCCCCCACCTAAAAAATAAACTCCGCCGTCGGCTGGCCCTTCTGGCCTCAGAAGTCGGCAAATACTACCCGGGACGCCAGGGTCTAAACTGGCATCTTAAAGCCATCCGGCACCTTCCCTATTATCCTACAGTCTGGCTTCGTCTCCTCCGGTTCCTAGTGAAGTTTGGTCAACCATAA
- a CDS encoding ComEC/Rec2 family competence protein encodes MLFFSSPPRLGILLLTLLLVSGALSSVGAFEATFFDLPEGEAILIKSQGRWILIDAGPAIACDRLLRGLKDRGVRELDYLIVTHPHPDHYSGIFCLTGFLYPRRLADNGQKIPPFPQDDFLRWYATWRQKHPRYRFLSAGETLKIGEIVIQVLWPPSLSGNYNADSLVLMVKEKKGRLLLTGDIPASVEKTLVEDYGSGLRAQVLKVSHHGAADASSEVFLKYVSPQVAVVCAGRNHPRGYPAKRVLERLKRLVPQVLVTGDQGTLSVVISPSGEVQWRSYNE; translated from the coding sequence ATGTTGTTCTTCTCATCGCCGCCCCGGCTAGGGATTCTCCTTCTGACCTTGCTTCTGGTTTCAGGGGCCCTCTCTTCTGTGGGGGCCTTTGAGGCCACTTTCTTCGACCTTCCTGAAGGAGAAGCCATTCTTATCAAGAGCCAGGGGCGGTGGATTCTTATTGACGCCGGGCCGGCAATAGCCTGCGACCGTCTTCTTAGAGGGCTTAAAGACAGGGGAGTTAGGGAGCTGGATTATCTTATTGTTACCCATCCTCATCCTGACCACTACTCGGGCATCTTTTGCCTGACAGGTTTCCTGTATCCCCGCCGTCTGGCCGACAACGGTCAAAAGATTCCTCCTTTTCCTCAAGACGACTTTCTTCGCTGGTACGCCACCTGGCGCCAGAAACACCCCCGCTACCGATTTCTTTCCGCCGGGGAAACCCTTAAAATCGGAGAGATTGTCATCCAGGTTCTCTGGCCCCCTTCTCTTTCTGGTAACTACAACGCCGACAGCCTGGTCCTCATGGTAAAGGAGAAGAAAGGAAGACTTCTCCTTACGGGTGATATTCCGGCCTCAGTGGAGAAGACTTTGGTTGAGGACTATGGATCGGGGCTGAGGGCCCAGGTGCTTAAGGTCTCCCATCATGGGGCGGCCGATGCCAGCAGTGAGGTCTTCCTCAAATACGTCTCTCCCCAGGTGGCTGTAGTCTGTGCCGGTCGGAATCACCCCCGGGGTTATCCGGCCAAAAGGGTTCTGGAACGTCTTAAGCGCTTGGTTCCCCAGGTTCTGGTTACCGGTGATCAGGGAACTCTATCTGTAGTTATCAGTCCCTCTGGGGAAGTCCAGTGGAGGTCTTACAATGAGTGA
- a CDS encoding patatin-like phospholipase family protein: protein MDPVRILSIDGGGIRGLIPAKILYELERRTEKPISSLFDLIAGTSTGGIIAVALSCPGEGGPRFSAQALVEFYLTEGPRIFKRSPWRIGLLEEKYPSQTIEGILQEYLGNITLSEALVEILVTAYEIELRQPYFFKRHRAREGEQPDIALWQVARATSAAPTYFEPARVEVPPSFVRQLDPRAPKGKNFLSLVDGGVMANNPAMCALAEARRLWPGRPVILVSLGTGELTRPIPHEEAIGWGLAGWARPLLDVIFDGVSDTADYQCRWLLEEGGNRYFRFQTTLTLGKDDLDDASQTNLHALETLAEELISREASRLEQLLENLVR from the coding sequence ATGGACCCTGTTCGCATCTTATCCATAGATGGAGGGGGGATTAGAGGCCTGATTCCGGCCAAAATCCTCTATGAACTGGAGCGACGCACGGAGAAACCAATAAGTAGCCTTTTTGATCTCATTGCCGGAACATCTACCGGAGGGATTATTGCCGTAGCCCTCTCTTGCCCAGGCGAAGGGGGCCCTCGCTTTAGTGCCCAGGCCCTGGTGGAGTTCTACCTTACTGAAGGCCCTCGCATCTTTAAGAGATCCCCCTGGCGGATAGGACTCCTGGAAGAAAAGTACCCTTCTCAGACCATTGAAGGGATCCTTCAGGAGTATCTGGGAAACATTACCCTCTCTGAGGCCCTAGTAGAAATTCTGGTTACCGCCTATGAAATTGAGCTTCGACAGCCATATTTCTTTAAGAGACATCGGGCCAGAGAGGGAGAGCAGCCAGATATAGCTCTCTGGCAGGTGGCCCGGGCCACCTCGGCGGCTCCCACATATTTTGAGCCAGCTCGGGTGGAAGTTCCTCCCTCCTTTGTTCGCCAACTCGACCCCCGAGCTCCCAAAGGCAAGAATTTCTTAAGCCTCGTTGACGGTGGGGTGATGGCCAACAATCCAGCCATGTGTGCCCTGGCCGAGGCCCGGAGACTCTGGCCCGGGCGACCTGTAATTCTTGTCTCCCTAGGTACCGGGGAGCTCACCAGACCCATTCCCCATGAGGAGGCCATCGGATGGGGGTTGGCTGGCTGGGCCCGACCTCTCCTTGATGTCATCTTCGATGGAGTCTCTGACACCGCCGACTATCAATGTCGTTGGCTCTTGGAGGAGGGGGGAAATCGATATTTTCGTTTTCAAACCACCCTTACCCTGGGAAAGGATGACCTCGACGATGCCAGTCAGACCAACCTCCACGCCCTTGAAACCCTAGCCGAAGAGCTTATCTCGCGAGAGGCCTCACGTCTTGAGCAGCTCCTTGAAAACCTTGTCCGCTAA
- a CDS encoding hotdog fold thioesterase, giving the protein MEDICWRIARYMREHDKVAVAYNMEIQEIAPGRAVVSMVIREDMLNAAGVTHGAVTYSLADFAFALAANSHGQVALAISTSISYPAPSRVGDTLTATAVEEALTRRTGLYRVEVRRTDGALVGLFTGTVFRRDDQILELLGREGA; this is encoded by the coding sequence ATGGAGGACATCTGTTGGCGAATTGCTCGCTACATGAGGGAGCATGACAAAGTGGCCGTGGCTTATAATATGGAAATCCAGGAGATTGCCCCTGGACGGGCTGTGGTCAGTATGGTGATCCGGGAGGATATGCTCAATGCCGCCGGGGTCACCCACGGGGCCGTGACCTACTCCCTGGCAGACTTCGCCTTTGCCCTAGCGGCTAACAGTCATGGCCAGGTGGCCTTGGCCATATCCACTTCAATCTCCTATCCGGCCCCGAGCAGGGTTGGAGACACCCTCACGGCCACGGCCGTTGAAGAAGCCCTTACCAGGCGAACGGGCCTCTACCGAGTTGAAGTGAGGCGCACCGACGGGGCCCTGGTAGGTCTCTTTACAGGGACGGTCTTTCGTCGTGACGACCAGATCCTCGAACTACTAGGCCGGGAGGGGGCCTGA
- a CDS encoding Lrp/AsnC family transcriptional regulator — translation MDLRPWEKELLSLIQRDFPLQPRPYKQLAETLGVAEEEVLESLSRLKSSGLIRLIGAIFQPSAVGYRSTLAALSVPEAKVEQAAALINAYPGVSHNYLRNHRFNLWFTVAVPPGKEPEVKVQEFANRTGARDYLFLPIVKTFKIAVILDVEASGGPSDPKTTTTETRFVLAPEEIRLARAVQEDLPLVSRPFAQVAQEINKTEAEILGWIKKMLSRGVIRRFAALLRHTRAGFTGNAMLAWRCPEEKLDLIGPRFAALAEVSHCYQRRSYPHWPYNLYTMIHGRNQGDCSAVIEEMIRLSGLKPPLVLYSLKEFKKSRLKLFWDEPR, via the coding sequence ATGGACCTCAGGCCTTGGGAGAAGGAACTGCTTTCTTTGATCCAGCGCGATTTTCCTCTTCAGCCCCGGCCATACAAGCAGCTGGCTGAGACCCTGGGGGTAGCGGAAGAGGAGGTTTTAGAGAGCCTTTCGCGCCTTAAGAGTTCCGGACTTATCCGCCTTATTGGGGCCATTTTTCAGCCATCAGCAGTAGGGTATCGATCCACCCTGGCCGCCTTAAGCGTCCCTGAGGCCAAGGTGGAGCAAGCCGCGGCTCTGATTAACGCCTACCCCGGGGTAAGTCACAACTATCTCCGCAACCATCGGTTTAATCTCTGGTTTACTGTGGCCGTTCCCCCGGGAAAGGAGCCAGAAGTTAAGGTTCAAGAGTTCGCCAACAGGACAGGAGCTAGAGATTATTTGTTTTTGCCCATTGTCAAAACCTTTAAGATTGCGGTCATTCTTGATGTAGAGGCCAGTGGTGGCCCTTCAGATCCGAAGACGACCACCACGGAGACCCGGTTTGTTCTGGCCCCGGAGGAAATACGTCTGGCCCGGGCTGTCCAGGAAGACCTTCCCCTTGTTTCCAGACCCTTTGCCCAGGTGGCCCAGGAGATAAATAAGACAGAGGCTGAAATCCTGGGCTGGATAAAAAAGATGCTCTCCCGGGGAGTGATCCGCCGTTTTGCGGCCCTCTTGCGTCATACCAGGGCCGGCTTTACTGGCAACGCCATGTTGGCCTGGAGGTGCCCAGAGGAGAAACTGGATCTCATTGGCCCGCGCTTTGCGGCCTTGGCCGAGGTGAGCCATTGCTACCAGCGACGTTCCTACCCCCACTGGCCCTATAACCTCTACACCATGATCCATGGACGCAACCAGGGGGATTGTTCTGCCGTGATTGAAGAAATGATCCGTCTCTCTGGCCTAAAGCCCCCCCTTGTTCTCTACAGCCTTAAGGAGTTCAAAAAGAGCCGCCTTAAACTCTTCTGGGACGAGCCTAGATAA
- a CDS encoding phosphomannose isomerase type II C-terminal cupin domain — MQEDHRPWGYFRVLSDEPDHKVKKIVVYPGKRLSLQLHHHRTEHWFIVKGRALITLGERELNLGPGQAVDIPVETPHRVANQGEEDLVFIEIQTGDYFGEDDIVRLEDDFGRR; from the coding sequence ATGCAAGAAGATCATCGTCCCTGGGGCTATTTTCGGGTACTATCCGATGAGCCAGACCACAAGGTAAAAAAGATCGTTGTCTATCCGGGTAAAAGACTCTCCTTACAATTACATCACCATCGCACGGAACACTGGTTTATTGTTAAGGGAAGGGCCTTGATTACCCTGGGGGAAAGAGAACTTAATCTGGGCCCCGGTCAGGCTGTAGATATCCCGGTTGAGACCCCTCATCGGGTGGCCAATCAAGGCGAGGAAGATCTGGTCTTCATAGAGATCCAGACAGGAGATTACTTTGGTGAGGACGATATTGTCCGCCTCGAAGACGACTTTGGTCGTCGGTAA
- a CDS encoding dihydroorotate dehydrogenase → MIDLSTELAGLRLKNPVLLASGTWGYGQELSQYLDLSLFGALVTKGISLEPRPGNPPPRLVETPCGLINAIGLENPGLKAFATKIIPYLRRFKVPLIANIFGESPEEYVTLTAELSSLVDAIEVNVSCPNVKRGGLLFGSEPAELARLVEKVCQAASVPVIVKLPPKTLGIGELAQVCEAAGAAALSLINTVPAMAIDLHRRGSRLGVISGGLSGPVIKPIALKLVYEVVKAVKIPVIGIGGITCATDVAEFLILGARAVQIGTANLISPRAGSRILQDLPPLLSELGVSSVSQLIGSFRSE, encoded by the coding sequence TTGATTGACCTTTCCACAGAACTGGCCGGATTGAGGCTCAAGAATCCTGTCCTCTTGGCCTCGGGGACCTGGGGCTATGGCCAGGAATTGTCTCAATATCTGGATCTTTCCCTCTTTGGCGCTCTGGTGACCAAGGGGATAAGCCTTGAGCCCCGGCCAGGCAATCCCCCTCCCCGACTGGTAGAAACCCCCTGCGGTCTGATTAACGCCATTGGCCTGGAAAACCCAGGGCTTAAGGCCTTTGCCACCAAGATCATCCCCTATTTGCGGAGGTTTAAAGTCCCCCTTATCGCTAACATCTTCGGTGAGTCTCCAGAAGAGTACGTTACCTTGACAGCAGAGCTCTCCAGCCTGGTAGATGCCATCGAGGTAAATGTCTCCTGCCCTAATGTCAAGCGTGGCGGTCTCCTCTTCGGCTCCGAACCAGCAGAGCTGGCCAGGTTGGTGGAGAAGGTCTGTCAGGCAGCTTCGGTCCCGGTGATAGTTAAACTCCCCCCCAAAACCCTGGGGATAGGGGAGCTGGCTCAGGTCTGTGAGGCCGCCGGGGCCGCCGCCCTTTCTTTAATCAATACGGTGCCGGCTATGGCGATTGACCTCCACCGTCGAGGTTCCCGGTTAGGGGTGATAAGCGGTGGCCTTTCAGGACCGGTGATAAAACCCATCGCCCTTAAATTGGTATATGAGGTGGTCAAGGCGGTAAAGATCCCGGTCATCGGCATAGGAGGTATCACCTGTGCCACTGATGTGGCTGAGTTTTTGATCCTTGGGGCCCGGGCTGTTCAGATAGGGACTGCTAATCTCATCTCTCCCCGAGCCGGAAGCAGGATTCTCCAGGACCTTCCACCCTTGCTTTCGGAGCTGGGGGTCTCTTCGGTAAGCCAGCTTATCGGGAGTTTCAGGAGCGAATAG
- a CDS encoding SO_0444 family Cu/Zn efflux transporter produces MPFLREFWQLTVEMAPYLLFGLLAAGLLKVFLSPEAVARHLGGRGWREVFKAAIFGIPLPLCCCGVLPTGIALSRQGASRGATVAFLISTPQTGVDSILVTYGMLGPVLAVARPLTALVSGVIGGLLVEALASGRRIVSPDGGVSLCQVCQDEACLQRHSLGERLGAALRYGFGELLSEIALPLFGGLVIAALVAVILPPGLLGRLVSPGPGQLLLMVLAGLPLYMCSTASVPLAYALLLQGVSPGAALVFLMCGPATNTTAISVIGATLGWRTLLIFIFSIISVALASGYLLDTLWPQALTLGERLHSTPEGLALWAEVSGGLLLGLVFWHLSLKLRARLRKTPSCSCQSSCCSSHRRPG; encoded by the coding sequence GTGCCTTTTCTGAGGGAATTTTGGCAACTTACAGTAGAGATGGCTCCCTATCTCCTCTTTGGTCTTCTGGCTGCCGGCCTTCTTAAGGTCTTTCTTTCCCCCGAGGCCGTGGCCCGGCATCTCGGCGGTCGGGGGTGGAGGGAGGTTTTCAAGGCGGCAATCTTTGGGATCCCTCTTCCCCTTTGTTGCTGTGGTGTTTTGCCTACTGGCATAGCCCTTAGCCGTCAGGGAGCCAGCCGGGGGGCCACGGTGGCCTTTCTTATCAGCACCCCCCAGACAGGTGTTGATTCCATCCTGGTGACTTACGGTATGCTGGGGCCGGTGCTGGCCGTGGCCAGGCCATTAACAGCCCTTGTCTCCGGGGTTATAGGAGGGCTTCTGGTAGAGGCATTGGCCTCCGGGAGACGGATTGTTTCTCCAGATGGTGGAGTAAGTCTTTGTCAGGTTTGTCAAGATGAGGCCTGTCTTCAGCGCCACAGTCTGGGAGAACGCCTTGGGGCAGCCCTTAGATATGGTTTCGGCGAGCTCCTTTCAGAGATCGCCCTTCCCCTTTTTGGAGGGCTGGTCATTGCCGCCCTGGTAGCGGTTATTCTCCCTCCGGGCCTGTTGGGGCGCCTGGTCTCCCCGGGCCCGGGGCAGCTTCTTCTTATGGTTTTGGCCGGTCTTCCCCTTTACATGTGTTCTACGGCCTCGGTTCCGCTGGCCTACGCCCTTCTTCTTCAGGGAGTCTCCCCGGGGGCGGCCTTGGTCTTTCTGATGTGTGGCCCGGCCACCAACACCACGGCCATTTCGGTCATCGGGGCCACCCTGGGCTGGCGGACCTTACTGATCTTTATTTTCAGCATCATCTCTGTGGCCCTGGCCTCTGGTTACCTCCTTGATACCCTTTGGCCGCAGGCTCTCACCCTGGGAGAGAGGCTTCATTCAACCCCTGAGGGCCTTGCCCTTTGGGCTGAGGTCTCCGGAGGCCTGCTTTTGGGGCTTGTCTTCTGGCATCTATCCCTTAAGCTGAGGGCCAGATTGCGAAAGACCCCATCTTGCTCCTGCCAGTCTTCATGTTGTTCTTCTCATCGCCGCCCCGGCTAG
- a CDS encoding dihydroorotate dehydrogenase electron transfer subunit: MEATKAKTHPQEAEARVIRRRPFKGGIFLLRLKTDPPLGLIQPGQFVMLRGEGLDPLLPRPFSVHDQEGNYLDLLIQPRGRFTRYLSQIRHGERLILVGPLGRGFPQPEKKKPPFLLVAGGIGVAPFGLWLKMFGPAPLIYGARSRQDLIRLSFWKALARPLILTTEDGSLGQRALVTSPLQEALKKGPRTILACGPTPMLAAVARLAQETNSPAYISLEAQMACGTGLCLGCAVKARPGGYLHVCQEGPVVLAEEVEFD; this comes from the coding sequence GTGGAGGCAACAAAGGCAAAAACTCATCCCCAAGAAGCTGAGGCCCGGGTAATCAGACGCCGCCCTTTTAAGGGAGGAATATTTCTTCTCCGTCTTAAAACAGACCCCCCCTTAGGGCTAATTCAGCCTGGCCAGTTTGTTATGCTTCGAGGCGAAGGCCTGGATCCTCTCCTGCCGCGGCCCTTCTCTGTACACGACCAGGAGGGGAATTATCTTGACCTTCTCATCCAGCCAAGGGGACGATTCACTCGATATCTGAGTCAGATACGTCATGGGGAGCGACTCATTCTGGTAGGCCCTCTGGGACGGGGCTTTCCTCAGCCCGAAAAAAAGAAGCCGCCTTTCCTTCTGGTAGCCGGCGGGATAGGAGTGGCTCCTTTTGGCCTCTGGCTTAAAATGTTCGGGCCGGCTCCACTCATATATGGAGCCCGAAGTCGACAAGATCTGATCAGGCTCTCCTTCTGGAAGGCCCTGGCCAGACCACTTATTCTGACCACCGAAGACGGCTCCCTGGGTCAAAGGGCCCTGGTGACTTCTCCTCTTCAGGAGGCCCTTAAAAAAGGCCCCCGGACCATTCTTGCTTGTGGCCCTACACCCATGCTGGCAGCTGTTGCCCGCCTGGCCCAGGAGACAAACAGCCCGGCCTATATCTCCCTTGAGGCTCAAATGGCCTGTGGCACCGGTCTGTGTCTGGGCTGTGCCGTTAAGGCCCGTCCCGGTGGATATTTACATGTCTGCCAGGAAGGCCCGGTAGTCTTGGCCGAGGAGGTGGAGTTTGATTGA
- a CDS encoding VanZ family protein, whose translation MSERQAWGVVLILLCLIYLLIPLGPIVLPQLKAFWGPGFGRWLSAGLLLLGLGLVASLGPYWIRGLFFLAIISGVGSHLRIVEERVHLLEYSLLAFSLHLALSFRLRRGVFWGAFLLAALFGLIDELLQGLYPLRHFDTRDLAINTLSAALGAGLRHATAPRP comes from the coding sequence ATGAGTGAACGCCAGGCCTGGGGGGTGGTTTTGATCCTTCTTTGCCTTATCTATCTCCTTATCCCTCTGGGGCCTATAGTTCTTCCCCAGCTTAAGGCCTTTTGGGGCCCCGGTTTTGGCCGGTGGCTTTCAGCAGGGCTCCTTCTTTTGGGCCTCGGCCTGGTGGCCTCTCTCGGGCCTTACTGGATCCGGGGGCTCTTTTTTCTGGCTATTATATCGGGGGTCGGGAGCCATCTTCGGATCGTTGAGGAAAGGGTTCACCTTCTGGAGTATTCCCTGCTGGCTTTCTCATTGCATTTGGCCCTTTCCTTCCGTCTCAGGCGGGGGGTCTTTTGGGGGGCCTTTTTGCTGGCGGCCCTCTTTGGCCTGATAGATGAGCTTCTTCAGGGGCTCTATCCCTTGAGGCACTTTGATACGCGGGATTTGGCTATAAACACCCTTTCAGCCGCCTTAGGGGCAGGGCTGAGGCATGCCACGGCCCCTCGTCCCTAG